The Moraxella haemolytica genome window below encodes:
- the gltA gene encoding citrate synthase, producing the protein MSKQVKLIVDGTEYEMPVLETTLGRPVLDISAVNKAGFWTYDPGFMATAPVESKLTYIDGDKGELLHRGYAIDELADNADYLEVCYALLYGDLPNAEQKDEFYARVSSKMAVHDQLRKFFEGFRRDAHPMAIMIGVVGALSAFYHNHLDISDVKHRDETAVDLIAKVPTLAAMSYKYSIGEPFLYPRKDFSYAENFLYMMFATPGDVNYRPNPVLVDAMDKIFTLHADHEQNASTSTVRLAGSTGANPYACIASGIAALWGPSHGGANEAVLTMLDEIGSIENVAPFMEKVKTKEAKLMGFGHRVYKNFDPRAKVMKETCDAVLGALGVNDPKLQLAMELEKIALSDPYFIERKLYPNVDFYSGIILKAIGIPTSMFTVIFALARTAGWIAHWTEMHSEAFKIGRPRQRYTGETHRSFVKIEDRK; encoded by the coding sequence ATGTCAAAGCAAGTAAAATTAATTGTAGATGGCACAGAATATGAGATGCCAGTATTGGAGACAACATTAGGTCGCCCTGTCTTAGACATCAGTGCGGTCAATAAAGCAGGTTTTTGGACTTATGACCCAGGCTTCATGGCGACTGCCCCAGTTGAATCTAAGCTGACCTACATTGATGGCGATAAAGGTGAGTTGCTACACCGTGGCTATGCCATTGATGAACTAGCAGACAACGCTGATTATCTAGAAGTATGCTACGCCCTACTATACGGCGACCTACCAAACGCCGAGCAAAAAGACGAGTTTTATGCACGCGTCTCTAGCAAGATGGCGGTACATGACCAACTGCGTAAGTTTTTTGAAGGTTTCCGCCGTGATGCTCACCCAATGGCGATTATGATTGGCGTGGTTGGTGCATTGTCTGCATTCTATCACAATCACCTAGATATCTCTGATGTCAAGCATCGTGATGAGACTGCGGTAGATTTGATTGCAAAAGTACCAACCTTAGCAGCAATGAGCTACAAATATTCTATTGGCGAGCCATTTTTGTATCCAAGAAAAGACTTCAGCTATGCCGAAAACTTCCTATACATGATGTTCGCCACTCCAGGTGATGTGAATTATCGTCCAAATCCTGTATTGGTTGATGCAATGGACAAAATTTTCACCTTGCATGCCGACCACGAACAAAACGCATCAACTTCTACTGTGCGTCTGGCAGGCTCAACAGGTGCCAACCCTTATGCGTGTATCGCTTCTGGTATCGCAGCCTTGTGGGGACCATCACACGGCGGTGCAAACGAAGCCGTTCTTACCATGCTAGATGAGATTGGTAGCATCGAGAATGTCGCTCCATTCATGGAAAAAGTTAAAACCAAAGAAGCCAAGCTCATGGGCTTTGGTCACCGTGTTTATAAGAACTTTGACCCTCGTGCCAAAGTCATGAAAGAAACTTGTGATGCGGTATTGGGTGCACTTGGTGTTAATGATCCAAAACTACAGTTAGCGATGGAACTAGAAAAAATCGCTCTATCTGACCCATACTTCATCGAGCGTAAGCTATATCCGAATGTGGACTTCTATTCTGGTATCATTCTAAAAGCGATTGGTATCCCAACCTCAATGTTCACTGTAATCTTTGCTCTGGCTCGTACCGCAGGTTGGATTGCACACTGGACAGAGATGCACTCAGAAGCCTTCAAAATCGGTCGTCCACGCCAGCGTTATACTGGTGAGACCCACCGTTCTTTTGTTAAGATTGAAGACCGCAAATAA
- the sdhC gene encoding succinate dehydrogenase, cytochrome b556 subunit: MPAVKSNRPINLPLSQVIAVNSKSPIAMASILHRVSGIVLFLLVPVMLYLLQVSLSSPEGFASVFDNVLVRFVAWVFVAATAYHFVMGVKHLLADLGMNEEFKSGKTAAIISFVIAAILIVASFVWVMF, encoded by the coding sequence ATGCCCGCTGTGAAAAGCAACCGACCGATAAATTTACCTCTTAGTCAAGTGATTGCGGTGAACTCAAAATCACCAATCGCCATGGCTTCTATCTTGCACCGTGTTTCTGGCATTGTGCTATTTTTACTTGTTCCTGTGATGCTGTATCTCTTGCAAGTCTCATTGTCCTCTCCTGAGGGTTTCGCCTCAGTGTTTGATAATGTCTTGGTTCGTTTTGTGGCATGGGTTTTTGTGGCGGCGACCGCTTATCATTTTGTGATGGGTGTTAAGCACTTGCTTGCAGACCTTGGCATGAATGAAGAATTTAAGTCTGGGAAGACCGCTGCCATCATCAGCTTTGTGATTGCGGCAATCTTGATTGTAGCTTCGTTTGTATGGGTGATGTTCTAA
- the sdhD gene encoding succinate dehydrogenase, hydrophobic membrane anchor protein: MSRNNSGIKSATGLTGSGSRDWILQRISAVVLAVYAVVVVGFFLFNQVDYTAWHGFMTSLPMKLFSLVTILSLVFHAWVGMWTVFTDYVKSSGLRLVLQAAVIVAVLVYLFWGVMIFW, encoded by the coding sequence ATGTCTAGAAATAATTCAGGTATTAAAAGTGCGACAGGTCTAACTGGTTCAGGCTCTCGTGATTGGATCTTGCAACGCATCAGTGCGGTTGTGCTGGCAGTTTATGCTGTGGTAGTTGTGGGATTTTTCCTATTCAATCAAGTTGATTACACCGCTTGGCACGGCTTTATGACAAGCCTACCAATGAAGCTATTTAGCTTGGTGACGATTTTATCGCTTGTATTCCACGCATGGGTAGGTATGTGGACGGTATTTACTGACTATGTTAAGTCATCAGGTCTGCGTTTGGTGCTACAAGCAGCTGTCATCGTGGCTGTTTTGGTTTACCTGTTTTGGGGTGTGATGATTTTTTGGTAA